The Spirosoma radiotolerans genome has a window encoding:
- a CDS encoding 3-hydroxyacyl-CoA dehydrogenase family protein, protein MNEPLKPASIPVGVVGLGLMGCSITTCLLLSGHPVVAVAPLPVDMETAEPRIREHLVKAQQEGLITDSPDVYLQQLTITEDYSLLKDCKLVLECTLEDIAIKKSVYDRIEAVVADDAVITSNTSAIPISLLQRQIRLPERFLGLHWTEPSHTTRFLEIICGDLSNTQTAEWLYELAHLWDKEPTLVRKDIRGFIANRLMYAMYREAFNLVENGYATVEDVDRACRNNTGYWMTLVGVFRWMDLTGVPAYHTVMKDLWPTLSNQTEVPKLIDDIVKAGGKGVLNAQGFYDYTPEEAQLWKETYEEFSYDIRRLALKYPADVVKKKLAQKDENSPK, encoded by the coding sequence ATGAACGAGCCACTTAAGCCGGCATCTATTCCCGTGGGCGTAGTCGGGCTGGGCCTAATGGGTTGCAGCATCACCACCTGCCTGCTGCTGTCGGGGCATCCGGTAGTGGCCGTAGCTCCGCTGCCAGTCGATATGGAAACAGCTGAGCCGCGCATCCGGGAACATCTGGTAAAAGCCCAGCAGGAAGGACTGATCACAGACAGTCCGGACGTGTATCTTCAGCAGCTTACGATTACGGAGGATTATAGCCTTCTAAAAGACTGTAAACTAGTGCTGGAGTGTACGCTGGAAGACATAGCGATCAAGAAATCGGTTTATGACCGGATTGAAGCCGTTGTGGCCGATGATGCTGTCATCACGAGCAACACCTCCGCTATCCCGATTAGCCTTCTCCAGCGACAAATCCGTTTGCCCGAACGCTTTCTGGGCCTGCACTGGACAGAACCGTCTCATACGACTCGTTTTCTGGAAATCATTTGTGGTGATCTAAGCAATACCCAAACCGCCGAATGGCTCTACGAATTAGCCCATTTGTGGGATAAAGAACCGACCCTGGTCCGTAAAGATATTCGCGGGTTTATCGCCAATCGCCTGATGTACGCCATGTATCGGGAGGCTTTCAACCTGGTCGAAAATGGCTATGCTACCGTAGAGGATGTGGACCGGGCCTGCCGCAACAATACGGGTTATTGGATGACGCTGGTAGGCGTTTTTCGGTGGATGGACCTGACAGGTGTACCCGCTTACCACACGGTTATGAAAGACTTATGGCCGACGCTGAGCAACCAGACCGAAGTTCCCAAACTGATCGACGACATTGTGAAGGCAGGCGGCAAAGGCGTTCTGAACGCACAAGGCTTTTACGACTATACACCCGAAGAAGCCCAGCTCTGGAAGGAAACGTACGAGGAGTTCAGCTACGACATCCGCCGACTGGCGCTGAAATATCCCGCTGATGTGGTGAAAAAGAAATTAGCTCAGAAGGATGAGAACTCACCTAAGTAA